TTGATGAGCTGCCTTACGTCCAATATATCATATTTCGGCTCCCTGAATTCTTTATTGTCAAGATCTATAAGAATGTCTCTTAGGACTTTCTTCACGTCAGGATTTCtaccaaccggaacaaaagccCCACAATCAAATTGCGATTTAAGCTCATCATACACTGCTTTGGCAAGAGTTGTCTTGCCCAATCCTCCAACTCCGACAACTGAAACTATCTTCATCTTCTCATGGGACACCTCATTCCCCTGGGGCGACGAAAGCATTGATAGGAGCTCACCTCTTGACTTATCAATACCAATGAGCTGAGTCACCTCTTTGTACATAGCCTCAAGACGAGGATCAATTGCCGAAGTGTCAGCAGGTTTGGCCACAATCTCGTCGATTTTGTACCTGTCGCGCCGGTCAGCCACCTCCTGGAGTTGCTTCTTGATGTCTTCGATGGCACTAGAAATGTCACGGCGAGCCTTGGCTTTTCCGAACAGGCCACCCATCTTCTTCAGGGCGCGTTTGAGCTTGCTCTGGTCAACGGGCTCAGAACCCTGGACACGCACAAGGAAGGTGTCGAGCAGATCTTCTATGTCGTAGGACGCCTCCCTCATCTGACGCGCCCAGACCTTGACCTGCGTGTGATGCTGATCCCACGGCACTTGTGCCACCTGGTCAAGGGCAGGCTTGATGCTCTCCAGCTCCTGATCGAGGAACTCGAGCTTCTTCCTCACACCCTTCTGCAGCTCGTATTCACCTTGGAGCAGCTGGTACAGCTTGGGGGCGAGGTTGCCCATCGCCCCCGTCACCAGATCCATGActgccgccggtgagctctCTCTCAAGATTGTTGTGGTAGCGTGTGGGTGTGGGGGCTGAAGAAGCGCTAGTGCTTCTGTATTACTGTATATGTCTATTGTTTGTTGGCTTGCCTCACCTCCTCCTCGGGATTCTTCATTTGTCAACATGGGGGTGTCGGGGGAGGCCTGCCTGTCTCGTGTGACTTTGAGCTTATACTACTCCTGACGGGGTAGAATTTCATTTTTGTTTAAGATGCCAAAGTGCACTGGCCATCATGGCGCCGTATAGATTTACGGGCCTCGGTGTGCTCATTCACATGGCCTCCATGCATGGGTCGCCAGGCAACTTCATACAATACaactagaaaaaaaatgcagatGGAACTCCGGTTAGTTAACCACATCCTTGGGTGGTGAACTCTCAAGACTGGCCACTCTACCTATATTTACTATAGAAAAAAATCCAAATTACTACCCTCAACTATGGCCAAAGTCCGaattaccccctaaactattttTTGGTTCAGTTTGCCCTCCAAACTATATCATTTGGTTCAATATATCCCCTAACacattttatcttttttgtttctccatgcaCAAGTGGAATCTTAAGTTAAAATTTTGTGAGATGATGGTAGACATCATGAAATATGCTAAGAAAATGCATCATGATTTTTTCATCAGCATCTTGACGGGGTAGTGCATTTAATAAAAAATCAATCATtgaaatataaatttatatttttttgacaTTTTTTGTGATGTCTACTACCACCttgtaaaatttgaatttaaaattccacttatgcatggagaaataaaaagacAAATTCAattagggggtaaattgaaccaagtgaTGATATAGTTTACTATATCTACTTGCTTGTTGTGCGGTAGGTGTGGTGTATTGAAGCTTAGTTCTCTGCTTTTGTATATTGAAGTATTGGCCCGGCCATGTGATACTGAAGCATTGGGCCGGCCACATGAGCTCTTCGTTTCTCTCAACTCTTCTCGTGATTCTTCATTTTGAACTAATAGATGGCCAACAGGACCGTACGGCACTGGCACGACACTGTGTCGTGCATTTGCCTAGTCATGTGACCATGTCGTGCTATATCGGGCCGCCGTGCCGAGGTCACCTGCTCTTTTTTTTAGGGAATCAGGAGGGCACCCCCTACTGAAAtttattaaataaataaaagtagtTCAAAAGGTTCATCGAAAAGtgaggaagaaaaaaagagcCTACAGGCGTGGAGCCATGATGTATTGTGCCGTTGGGCATGGCGGCCCACCGTGGCTGTGTCTACCCACCATTACTCTGAGGCCAGCTGGGTGTGCCGCTACCGAGGCTGATTCCGCCCAAGCACGCCACCCAGGCCAGATCTGACCGCAGGAGACGTACGGCGAGGGTGGAGTGAGGGCACAGGAGCCCGTCACCAGGGATGGGGAGGGAAGAGCCGACGGTGCAGTGAGCTTGAAATTGAACCGtattttttgtttcttaaaATCCGACTCTCTACAATTGTGATATAGTCCCAGGCTGAAGTTAGCTTTACGAGGCCCTCTGACACTTGAAACGACTTGATAATTTTCTACCATAAACAATCAGGAAATATTTTACATTACCgtgattttctaaaaaaataaaagaaaaaatacaTTCTCTCGCACAATAGATTCGCATTTGTGTAAAAATACTATCAAGACATTGTTTGTCCTCCGATGCAGTACTGTTCAAACCTAGCATGTTTGTGGTTGAACTGACCAATGGGTAGCCCCTCCTTTTCTTGGGCTTGGGAGCAGCTATGCGGAATTAAGTGTTATCTTAAAATTGCATGGGCGGAGTTCTCTACTCACCCAcccaaaaaataaagaaatatagaaataatgaaaaattttgtagattttattgcattttcttggtttcttttatcttttcccttttttctgtAATGCTACGAAGTAATCAAAGACAGAAAGGAAAAGCTCGTTTGCGCCAAGTAACACCTATCGCCACCATTCCATCATGCTGAAATTAAGTGCTCCAATCGAGCAAGCGGAGGCCGAGGGGAAGGTAGTCgagaaaaataaaatacacTCGGTATAGCACTTGCTGCAACCAACGTCATGAGTGACGAGGCCACGAAGGTCACCGGCCGGAAATCGAACTCAATCGCACGTATGTAATGTTGATATACTACTGAAGAAAATATATTTGTACTGGCTGCCAAGAGATCACGGAAGAGCAATAAATACGGTATATATAATGCAGCGCGAAAGAGATCTGAGCAACAATTGGAAACATGCTAGTAATCGATTCTCTGATGGAACTGTTATGAATCAATGTCAATGAACAAATGTGAACATGTGACTCTGAATGTGGCTAGCTAATTAAATAAAAGAGGGAGAACAAAGTCAGGGAGTTCACATTGCATGACATCCTCCTCTTCCTATAAATAGGAGGCTACCCTCAGTGTATGTAACAATAAGATCAGAACGAATACAGAAAGAACTCTCTCTTCCTGTTCATGTGTGCTATGTTCATGAGTGTGTGAAAACCCCTGGTTTCTAACACATTGTCAGCACGAAGTTCTACATGAGCTAaagaggtaagaaggtaagaaaTCAGTTCTTATGCACACATAGGTGATGAACAGCATCACCAGTGGATGCGCAAGCACCCACGTAAGAACATGAACACTAGTGTGTTTTTGGCACATCGGTAGCATCCGGCAACGTGAAGATGGCTCTGCCGCCGTTGCTGTCCATCGCCGGAGACAACTAGGGGCGATGCAAGAATGGCTCTGCTTTCAGTCGTCAGGCCGCCAGGGAAGCCCCGCCTCGGCACAGGCTTGACCCGGCAAGCACTGCCGGCGTAGCTGTCGATGTTTCGATCCGCCGAATTGTAAATTTGCATTACATGTCTAGCTGGGATAGTGCGCATgaagaacacacggatttatGCTGGTTCGAATGGAATGCTCTACGTCCAGGTCGGCCACTCGCGTTATCACGCACAAGGTGTGTGTGTCTAAGAACTGAGGTGAGCCTGTTGTGTAGAGAGCTCTGTCCCGGTCACGCCGCCATCCCTTTTATATGTGGAAGAGATGGAATGTTACAAGCAGGAAGAGATAGAAAAGGAGCAACTTATAGACAGGGTTGTCGTACATCGTCGTCCGTGATtgagggggggagggggtgaggggcGTCATGATGATGCTTTTGACGTCATGGGCGGGCCGTCCGGGCGGCTGCGAGCGGAGCGCCGTATGGCGCGGTAACAGCACGTGTCACTGTGGCACTCAGGGTGCGTGCGCCACCTACTGCGTCCTTGCCCCAAGGCGATGTTGACTCCGGGCACTGCGCCTAGCCCGCCCGACCCTCATTCCGTCCAATGGGGGCTGTCTCCCGTGAGGATCAGGCAAAGCATGCTCGTGATGTCGGTTTTGGATGATCGGCACCCTATACACGAGGCCACGGGGGTACTCGTTTGATTGTGATTTCCAGTACGAATACGAACCGAGAAAGCGGTGGTCTATTGATCTTTTAGACCTTTGGAGTTTGAAGCTAGAGGTGTCAGAAAAGTTACGACATAGATAACTGGCTTGTGGCAGCCAAGCATTTATAGCGACATTGCTTTTCGATCCTTCGATATTGGCTCTTCCTATCATTGTGAAACAGAATTCACCAAGTGTTGGATTGTTCACCCACCAATAGGGAACGTGAGCTGGATTTAGACCGTCGTGAGACAGGTTAGTTTTACCCTACTGATGACTGTGCCGTGATagtaatctattatcttattatttggtcaacaaacggagcctctacgttcgctctcaaagtctataaatttccacgttaatcggagaaaaaaaaattaaaattacccaccactgtcattacaaaaaaattagcctaaaatacccatatacatgtttataaattacccaccactgccattacgttAAATATTAGCCCAAAATATccttaaatataaataaatataaccCACATTTGCCATTAGATAAATAATTAAATCCAAAACATAAGAGCTTTGGTAGGCTACGAGCTACTCTTACacataaataaatataacaCACCATTACCATTAAATAAtctttatcttattatttggccaacaaatagagcctccacgttcgctctcaaggcctagaaattcccacgttaatcggagaaaaaattaaaattactcaccactgccattacgaaaaaattagcctaaaatacccatatacatgtttataaattacccaccactgccattatgttAAATATTAGCCCAAAATATCCTTAAACTTAAATAAATATaacccacctttgccattagATAAATAATTAAATCCAAAACATAACAGCTTTGGTACGCTACGAGCTACTCTTACacataaataaatataacaCACCATTACCATTAAATAAATACTTTAAATCAAAAACATAAAAATTTTGGTATATTGTATGCTACGAGCTACTCTTACacataaataaatataacaCACCATTACcattaaataaatttttaaatccaaaaaataaaaattttggtATATGCTACGAGCTATGAGTACCAAATAGAGAGGAAGAGATAAGAACAGAATGATGCGATATATTTAGTGTTGTAGCGTCTTAAAAGAGAAAAAACTTCCACAGGGAATGCCATGAGCCCATGAGAGCTCCAACGCCCATGTCAAGGAGGAATATGTTGATTCATGAGACGACACCGAAGGATGATGAGGAGTAGCAATGAaattaagggtgtgtttagatcactttgccaaaaaaatttgaaagggaatcttgctaCAGCAATGAAATTCTCATGAAATTAAGGTTATGTTTATAtcactttgccaaaaaaatttgaaagggaatcttgcaaatttagagtattaaataaaatctatttacaattttttttgcacggatgggttgtaaatcgcgagacgaatctaatgagcctaattaatccatgattaatccataattagcagatggttactatagcattactgttgtaaatcatggattaagtaggttcattagattcatctcacgatttacaacctatccgtgcaaaaaaaaattgtaaatagattttatttaatactatatgcatgtgtccaaacattcaaAAGTGACGTTTTTgggtgtaaaattttgggatctaaacacagcctaaagcCACTGCCATGGGCATCCATTGTGATGACGATGATTCTCCAACCTCGGCAAGAATCATGAGTTCATTATCTAAATACCAAGCACATAGACGTGCAGTAGAAGCACAGCCTCAAAAGTCTCAACCTTCAACCACAGCACTGTTGTATATGTCAATGCACCTATTGTCTCAAATGGACTTAAGGAGCATTAACAGATTGAGAACCTGCTGCCATGGAGAtcaagatggcaacgggtacaaaCCCGACGGGTAATGGCCACCCATACCCGCACCCGCAAGGGGTAAATtttacccgtcgggttacccgtaCCCGCACACGGGTAGGAAAATATTTCCATACCCGCACCCGCCGGGTAATTTGTACCCGACGGGTAACCCACACCCGCAAGCATACTTGAGAATTACATAAACATATAGAATAAATCATTGGCTAACAGAAGTAAGGCAGATGGCTCATTGGCTCATTCTAGCAATCTTAAATTCAACAGTAGCATCACTGCATCAGCATGTAACATGCAGGCATGCAGCAAATAAGTTCCAGGTGCAACCTCCTAACTTCCTAAGCACGTAGTCCATTACAAGTTCACGTGCCACCAGCCCACAAcaaaatattacaagttcacatGGTTTCATTGGTCCACCAATAATTAAAAAGAGATCAAACAAGTTACAAGTTCACAAATGCAATTAACAGATAAGGCATCAAAAGGAAGCACGTGCGCTTCATCCAATTCTTGCATCATTTGACTTGTTCCTGTGACCAAAAGGACGCTGTGACCAAAAGGGCGCCATGAGGCCATCTAACAACCACTCCATGTGTCCTCAGATTGTAAGTTCCTACATTAGAATAAACATGTCAACTTAGTTATCTATCATCAGACTTCACAAAGTAGCTGAAAATGAACACATTTCAAGAATGGCAAATCACCTGAAGCCCCTCTTGTATGTCCTGAAGACATGACCAAAAGGTTGTAGGCTGTTTATTTTTCTCATCAACTACACAACATAAGtgaacaaatgagttgtttgcATTACAAAAATTAACAGAAAGCTATAAATGAGCAAATGCGTTGGTTTGTATTGCAGAAATTAACAGCAAGGACATAGGAGCAGGGTTAAATATACCTTTGTACTTGTTTCTCAGCCAATCTTGAGAGCACATTAGGGCCTCCAACATCTTGTAAGTAAGCCTGCTGCGATGCTCACTTAAAACCCTACCACCAGTGCTAAATGCTGATTCTGAAGCAACTGTTGTAACAGGAATAGCAAATATATCTCTAGCAATCTTTCTCAAAGTTGGAAACCGAGTTCCAGCCACCTTCCACCAATCTAAAACTTTAAAATTCTTAGTATTCATGTCCAATAGCTCTTCATCCAAGTAGCGATCTAACTCAGTCTTGAATCCCATTGTTGTTGGCCTTCTACTAGCAACACGAGCCATCATGGAAGATAAGTAATCATCACTGGGTCCTGTTGCAGGTGCTGCTGGAATATTGTTTCCCACATCATCTTCCCCATGGTACTCAAGCATCAAATCAGCCAACAAATTCTTAACCTCGAGAACCCTATCCTCGCACTCTCTACCAGTTGTCCCAAGCAAATCCTCAAAACAAATCAGCAACACTGTGGTTTTAAATCTAGGATCAAGAATAGTTGCGATGCCCATGAACCCTTGAATATCTGTCCAATATTTGTCAAATTTGGCTACCATATTGGCTAACATGGCTTGCACTAAAGGGTTTCCACAAGTTGACCACTCCCTAATCTCCTTTTTAACCTCAGCAATTTTAGTGAAATATATGTTAGCTGTTACATAATCTGTCCCAGAAAACAGTTTACTGATGTCATTGAACAATTTGAGCCTCCCTACAACATCCTCAGCAAAATTCCACTCATCCTCAGATGGCAATCAAGTGTACAGCCTATCTACACGGCTTGCCCTAATGAAAGCAGACTTGTATGGCAATGCATGACTAAGCATGGTAAAAGTTGAGTTCCACCTAGTCTTACAGTCAAGAATTATCTTTGTTGTGGCTTCCACTTTAACAAACTTAGCTATCTCCTCAAACTTTTCAGCCCTTTTTGGTGTAGCTGTCCAATATGCTACACTATCACGAATGTTTTCTATTGCATCTTTCAACTCCTCTAACCCATCCTTCACTATTAGATTGAGAATATGAGCAGAACAGCGCATATGCAACAGCTTACCATCATTCAAGAGCTTATGTCTTCCAATATTCCTAACAAGCAAAGGGATTACTGCATCATTGGTAGTGCAATTGTCAAGAGTAATTGCTGATATCTTCTCATCAAGATTCCACTGAACCAAGCTGTCATACAATTCTTCACCAATAATTTCAGCAGTGTGAGGAGCAGGGACATAAATGAATCTGTCATTCAATAGTTACAAACAAAATAAGAAACAAGATATGCAACCAGAGTTGAACATAATATGGAACCAGATCTAAGTAATAAGTTAGTACCTCATGAGAATATTTCTAAGATTCCAAGATTCATCAATAAAATGTGCAGTGATGGCCATGTAACCTCTCTTTTGGTTGTCAGATGTCCACATATCAGTAGTGATGGCCACTCTTGACTGAATTCCAGCCATATATTCAATGGCTTTTTTCTTCTCCAGCTCATATTGTCCCATAATATTAGATCTGAAATTAAATAGAAATTTATTAGAAAATTGATTGGCTCATACAAAATTGTAGAAAGGATATGGACACATAGATCTTATACCTTATTGTGTTCCTTGTTCCCATTTTGAATAAGGGTTGAAGTGCGCTGACAAATCTTCGGAAGCCAACATGATCAACCATGCTTAAAGGGTATTCATGAAGAACTATCATGTCACTAAGTTCTGCCCTAGCTATATCTTGGTCAAAGGTGTAGTTCTCCACTGAGACTGTGCCTGCATCTGTCTTGTTAAATCTCAAACCAGATTGCACCATTGTTTGCCCATTAAGCTTGATCTTCTTCAGCACACAAGTCTTCAAATGGCACTTCAAATGGTTAGTACCATTCTTTGACAACCCAGAAAGCTTCTTCGAGAAGTAGTTACATTTTGCATATTCATTGTTTCCATCTTTCACTTTCGTGAACTCATTCCAAACCGGTGATTTGAGCTTTCTCTTAGAACCAGCCTtgatttcttcctcttcttcatcatcatctatcTCAATTGGCAATGAATCATTGGCCGATTCAAGTTGAGGTGATCCGGAGATTGGAACGGAATCTGATTGCACTTGTGATGCTTCTGAGCCGCATTGCGGGTTGCTGCTCCCATCACTACCACTAGATGTAGACATCTTGTTCAGTCTGTAGAAGCACATTAAGAAATTAGCTAAATAAAAAATAAGCTAGTAGATCAAAACTAGACCAAATCTGAATATTAATTTATGAATGACAAAATAATCTAGCAACACTATAGAAAATAAGTTGCAACAGATCAAAACTAACATGACAAGTATTTATTTATAATTGAGCAAATTCGACCAATCAACATATACATCAACAGACCAAACAAAATAATCTAGCAACACTATAGAAAA
This portion of the Panicum virgatum strain AP13 chromosome 2N, P.virgatum_v5, whole genome shotgun sequence genome encodes:
- the LOC120663022 gene encoding disease resistance protein Pik-2-like isoform X1; the protein is MDLVTGAMGNLAPKLYQLLQGEYELQKGVRKKLEFLDQELESIKPALDQVAQVPWDQHHTQVKVWARQMREASYDIEDLLDTFLVRVQGSEPVDQSKLKRALKKMGGLFGKAKARRDISSAIEDIKKQLQEVADRRDRYKIDEIVAKPADTSAIDPRLEAMYKEVTQLIGIDKSRGELLSMLSSPQGNEVSHEKMKIVSVVGVGGLGKTTLAKAVYDELKSQFDCGAFVPVGRNPDVKKVLRDILIDLDNKEFREPKYDILDVRQLINELKDFLQSKRSSLACSMGGLNFTTLELWHYV
- the LOC120663022 gene encoding disease resistance protein Pik-2-like isoform X2 produces the protein MDLVTGAMGNLAPKLYQLLQGEYELQKGVRKKLEFLDQELESIKPALDQVAQVPWDQHHTQVKVWARQMREASYDIEDLLDTFLVRVQGSEPVDQSKLKRALKKMGGLFGKAKARRDISSAIEDIKKQLQEVADRRDRYKIDEIVAKPADTSAIDPRLEAMYKEVTQLIGIDKSRGELLSMLSSPQGNEVSHEKMKIVSVVGVGGLGKTTLAKAVYDELKSQFDCGAFVPVGRNPDVKKVLRDILIDLDNKEFREPKYDILDVRQLINELKDFLQSKRTE